The following coding sequences are from one Bradyrhizobium sp. 200 window:
- a CDS encoding IS110 family transposase: MEVATIGLDISKHVFHIHAVDGQGQVAGRQRLRRGEIVSFFSSLAPCLVGIEACATAHHWAREIRQLGHNVRLIPPAYVKPYVRRGAKNDAADAAAICEAVTRPNMRFVPIKSVENQGFLMLHRARGLLVRQRTMTACAVRAHFAEFGIIVGQGRQRMDGLVDLLDDEELTLPAHARIALAVLVNQLKELDRQVEAIERELAQIQRVNPMAKLLSSIPGIGPITATALAATVPDAIMFRSGREFAAWLGLTPKQTSTGGKDRLGRITKQGDSYLRHLLVIGARNVVRYPKARSRVGGGWIEALLERRRPMVVAVAVANKLARIVWAMMTTGEFYRPKLAA, encoded by the coding sequence ATGGAAGTCGCGACAATTGGGTTGGACATTTCGAAGCACGTCTTTCACATCCATGCAGTTGATGGCCAAGGCCAAGTGGCCGGTCGCCAACGCCTCCGGCGAGGCGAGATCGTGTCGTTCTTCTCCTCGCTCGCACCTTGCCTAGTCGGCATTGAGGCCTGCGCGACTGCTCACCACTGGGCGCGGGAGATTCGGCAGTTGGGACACAATGTGAGATTGATCCCGCCAGCCTATGTTAAACCCTACGTACGAAGAGGAGCCAAGAATGACGCCGCTGACGCGGCCGCGATCTGCGAAGCGGTCACCCGTCCCAATATGCGGTTCGTTCCAATCAAGAGCGTCGAGAACCAGGGCTTCTTGATGCTTCATCGTGCAAGAGGCTTGTTGGTCCGCCAACGAACCATGACAGCCTGCGCCGTTCGGGCTCACTTTGCTGAGTTCGGAATCATTGTCGGGCAAGGCCGGCAACGGATGGATGGTCTGGTGGACTTGTTGGATGACGAGGAACTGACGCTACCGGCCCACGCCCGCATCGCACTAGCCGTCCTTGTGAACCAACTGAAGGAATTGGACCGGCAGGTCGAGGCCATCGAGCGCGAGCTAGCTCAGATCCAGCGAGTAAATCCGATGGCGAAGTTACTGTCCTCGATTCCCGGGATCGGTCCCATAACGGCCACGGCTCTCGCCGCGACCGTGCCGGACGCGATAATGTTCCGCTCCGGGCGGGAGTTCGCGGCTTGGCTTGGCCTGACGCCTAAGCAGACTTCCACCGGCGGGAAGGATCGGCTCGGCCGGATTACGAAACAGGGCGATTCCTATCTCAGGCACTTGCTTGTCATCGGAGCACGTAACGTCGTTCGGTACCCAAAGGCACGCTCCCGGGTTGGAGGCGGCTGGATCGAAGCCCTGCTTGAACGGCGTCGGCCCATGGTCGTCGCCGTCGCCGTTGCCAACAAGTTGGCCCGGATCGTCTGGGCGATGATGACGACCGGGGAGTTCTATCGGCCTAAGCTCGCGGCCTGA